TCAAATGATCAAATTtccatggtgaagagattctctcttcaccataggTAGAGGAACAAAAAGGAGGAGACCTGGGTAATTAAATAATCCGCAACAGTACATAAAACAAGTACAACACTGATTACCGTTAACTAACTCCTGAGTGTCTTGAGCATTTGCATGGGCTTGCAAACATCTAGTTCTGTAACAAGCTTGCAGAAACTCAAGCTCCTATAGTattctaaaaataataatagtacTACCAGGTCAAACCATTATCCTCTAAGATTCCCTACCCGATACAgttgtccagttcctctcataggggagcGGAAAAGCTGGAAATGACTACCTaatcccctgcccaaacacactgcccgggtgtggttaagttgtcatttccgccgcctatgagaggaaccggacaacAGGACGGGACAGGGAACCtgacaggaaaaaaaatcttacCAGGTCTAgctcccccccgccccccccccccaccttccccttcacccctcccctttttttcttcaatacATCTTTTACACaataaatagaaaacaataCCATAAAGCATCAGAAACCATGCAGGTCATTATATAGTAACTTGGCCTACAAGTCTACAACCACATGAACAAACCTAGGAACTGAAAATGACTAGAACATTACTTGGTTTTAAAAGAAAAGGTAGTAAAGGAAAATTCTCCATGCAGGTTTTCAGAAATTTCCAATAGTCAGAAGCAACAGTCACTTTGAAAGTTTGATCTGTGCCTTGTACAAAGTACTGCACAATGCAGGTATGAAGCAAGCCTATCTAATACGTCATACTACTGACGTTTAAAAAATATTACATGTcgaaagtttaaaaaaaaaaaaaaaaccaaataaaaatataatacaaGCATGACATTTAAGTTTACACCCAAAACATGCATGAATAAAATTATGCATGTATCTGCCATAGAATGCAAAGACTCCCAAGTACATTAAACATTAGACTGAACAACTGTTAGTATAAGAAAATCATCCAGGGGAGCACTGAATGGAGCCATCCCGTACTAATGAAATTGACCAGTATAATTTTAGGGGAATGATACAAGAAAGAATAGATAACTGAAAATAGGCTTAACGACTTATGGAACAAACAATGATTGAATACAAACCCATCTGAGATACGTCTAACACCAAATCTTATAAACGACTCCCAGTACAACTAACCAGTTGAAATTTCACAGCCTCCCCAAGATACTCGCAAGATGGTAACTCATTCAGAGACCATAATCTCACAGACTGGCTTTTTTAAGAACCTGGTGAGAAATCATAATCACTCCCCTAAAGCTTCAACTAGAACATAAGGGTTATCGTCCTGTCTTGGCTCGTTTCATCCCTGCACTATTGAAGGGAGACATGCTCGGGCTCATGCTCGGGCTCTCCTCTCTCAGTGTACCATTTAGCATAGCCAATTCCCTTAATTGTTGCTTCTTGTAGTAATCCAAGGATTCATCCTGAAAAACAAAACATTCACAAGTAGGTCAAAAATAAAGGCTGCAAGGAAAAAGATAATACTGGAAATGAGACTCATTCCATACCACAGGCTTCAAAAGGTCGTCTAATATTGACACAGCTTGATTCAGACGAGAATCTACCATATCTGCTGGAAATTCAGCCTCCACCAGCACATGTAAAGGCTCATTTAGGTGCTCATATCCAGGTTTATCTCTGAGTTTTTCTTCCTAAAGGAAATCAGAAGCCCCGTGAGGAAAAACTGACCAAATGCTATAAAATACAGTAAAAAGAAGATGACAGTCAATATCTTAAGAAAGAATTTTGTGACAAGGTCAGAATTTAATGAGAAAAATAACATCAAGTGGTATGACCTACAAATGGATTAGTATCCTAAATAAATCCTCTAGCTAAAAGTTTCCCCTCTTCAGAATTAAAGAAATCATCCAAAGCTCCATCATAAAGGTGAAATGGGCCCTTATCATGCAAGAGTACTTTTTGGCGTCTTGCTTCTTtacattaaacaaaaaaaaaaggtgatagACTGATAGCGTCATGGCCATTGTGCCAAGCTTGGAACAATGGGACATCATTGCTGCCATTTGGCAGCCAGCTGGATAATACTGAACTCCCAACTTCATACTTTTCCCCTTAAAATGCAATGTTATCATGACTAATTTTTAAGTCTCTCAAACAAAACCAACAACCCAATTGAGTTCATTGTGACAAATATcaccaccatagttgtcaaggcgtcgcctaggcgcccAGGCGCactggtcgacttgggcgcccTGGTTGCCTAGGCggacgccttggtcgcctacttggtgtcgccttgaatttacgctctccaacgccttgggtcgcctgaccaccgtgacaactatgatcaccACTAAAGTTTAACCAAAGAGCACAGATTGATATTTTGTATAAAGCAACTTCTTTTACTGAACAAAAATGCAGAAGCGACTTTTGGTCTGATGTACAGAAGACAAAGTGGAAGCAACAAAGTTAATATATGAATCAAGCAGCTTTATCGAAGACGCCGGCAAATTCACAGAAATATGTATcacataattaaattaaataaattatgaTTTTATAAATGCCAATTTTGTTACAATTTATGTTGGTGATGTGAAACATATATGCAATAAATTGACAATACAATGACTGCACGAATGAATGCAGATTCTgttaagagggaaaaaaaacatatcCCCAATATTTTACGCAGATCACTGCAATTTGTGCATCACCTACAAGTTAACATTTCCCTTGTTTAGAAGGAGACTGTATGtagaaagaaaatattccacataagaaggaaagaggaaaagtaaagtagaaaaaataaagatagCATGAATTGATAACCGAATCcaaagaaattcagaaatattctAGATAGTGGAATTCAAACCTATGCAACATGGACTCTACATATTCTGACAGTTGTGGAAAACAAAACCTTTTCATGTTGTTACCACTAATACTTACATAGCAGTTTTCATTTAAATCAGCTTATTCCAAGTACATATGTTTTATATTACAAACGTAGTTTAAGTGAATAGTCTTACAGACACATCAAAATATTGCGCCGAGGCCAGCCCCCTTACAGACACGTCAAACAATATATCCAAAAAGACAGCAACAATGTTCATGTTTCGGGTGTTGTGTCGGACACCTTCTATTAGTGCTGTTGTTACATAGGTCGACATTACTTTAAAGCACCATATGGTGATATAACATCCACAAGATAAGAtgttgaccaaaaaaaaaaaattcagagatCAGAGAATAATGAACTATAGCTTGAATTCATGTATGCACTATCTGTTCATCCTAGTCAAGTCAATTTAACCATGAAATTTTGTTAAGGTATATCTCTTCACAATTCTCAgttaaaagattaaaaaaaatttcaaataccTTAACAGAATCCTTCACAGAACCTCGACCTCTTATGTACACCCTACATTGTGTTGTAGCTTCAACTCTTTTCAAGGAATTCCCTCGTGGTCCCAAGAGTCGACCAACAAAGTTGTACTGCCAGTGATCATAATTTAAGTAATTACAGAATACAATAGCCAGCTCTTGATCATtcaaaattagagagagagagagattcttttACACACATTGGGAAAGTTGTCAACTGGAACATTTAGTCTAATAACCTTCTTTACAACAGGACTGGTTGTAACTCCAGGTGCCCCATGCCAACCAATTGGAGAAGCTTGAAAGGAGCCCATTCTTTGAAGAGTTCCATTTTCCTGAAGCAACATACAGTTAGGATAAATAACATTTTCTTCAGAATTCAATCATTTAAATTCAGCACAATTAGGATAAATAACACACCTGGATGGTAACAACCAAAAAGTGTCACTTGCCAGATGCCTACCATGATCCTTTGCTAATTTACCTGTTTTCTCtatccttccccttccccttccccttccccactTTAGGTCAAAATTCGATCATTTAAATTTAATGACTAATGCTTTAATTCCCAAATTGCTTCGAGGATTTCAGGAGGATCCAAAAAGTCTATAAGGAAAGTACCACAATGAAGTATGTACAATTTTAGCTTGGGGAAGTATTAAAGATTCCAAAAGTGTAAGCTATTGTCTCTAGTAACAAAGTTTATGATTCTGAAACCTACGATTATTCACATAAAAGCAAGATGGAAAGATTATATGGAGACTATCTTCACGGAGGTGTTATGGAGCATATGGCAAGGAAGAGACGACCGCCattcaaagaggaagaaaagccacaaaacaagtatgtgaagggatAATGTCCAACAGCTCACTGGGAAACCAATCAAGGAAGCCTTCAGAACAATATGCGGGAAGGAGGAAATGTGGTCAGATCTCATCCAATGATTAGTCAGTGGATGGCAACTGatttttcatcagtcaaactaaaCTTTCTTGGGAGTAGCTTTGGAAATCCAGGACCAGCATTGGGGCCTTAAAGATAATGTTGGTAACATCCTTACAATTTTCTCAGGTCCCATTGGGAGGACAGATTCAAATATCGAAGAAATAAAGTCTGTGGTCCAGGGCCCCAGGCACTTCAGAAATCAGAACTTTTGTTACCATCCTTGGAATCACTTAGTAATCGAAGAAGACACAGCTCACGTCATTAAACAGTTATCACTGGATGGCAGAATCCATAGAGGCAGGTCATCTGTTTAAAAGGGAAGAGCAGCTACGTTCCCAAGGAACATCTCATTCTCTAGGAGACAGATCAATAAACTCCTTATTAGCAGACTCTGCGCCCAAGGGGGGTAAATAGACAGAATTTTTATTAAGGACCATATCCAATTTTACAAACTGCGACCAATTCACCTTTTGCCATCTCTTGTACAAGGCAGCCCCTAAGGGGTAGTATACTTCCGAAACATGTACATTTGTATATCCTTTCTTCATATTTCCCATTTGGCAATAAGATTCTGtcattctattaaaaaaaatgctacATAGAAAGAAGCGAGCAAGGATTTGAACTAGGTAGGTTCCAACAAACTCAACAAAGGATGAGCCCTGCCGTAGTCAGAGTTGCCTCTTCCCATCACAGGAAACACATCAGGTGATCTCCATTTTGTGTACCTCAAGTTAGAATGTGAACAGAGCTATTGAGTGTCTCAAGTAATTTCTAAATAACATTACAGAAAGAGATTGGTATGTAAAGTTGTAGGTTTGATACAGCAGATCATTTTAGCCAAAAAACTGGTGGACAAACTGAAGTTATCAATTTAACACCCACAATCAATTAAAAAGAACCATCACAAGCAGAAAAAAGTATTAACGTATAGCACCAATCACAAAAAGGATTTcaaagtttaaaccgaaagatACTATCATTACGGCAAAAAACTTAACAATCATTTTGGAATTGGTACCTTTATCAATCTCAAGGAAGATTAGTTTATGCAAGTTAACTATAAGAATATTAACGTTCTCCTTGAGCAAGTTAAAAAATATTACGAAGAAAACAATTAGAAGCATAAGCGGCTGGTGCATATGTGTCATAAGATTCAGAACTCAAGGTCATAGGCTTTGAGTTACCAAGCATAAGATACATATCCACAAGAAAAGTGTGGTAAGTTATGTGATTAACTGAAAGGACAAAATGTACCGAAACAACTATCAGATGGACTTAACAACAAACATGTCCAATTCAGATATTATCAGAGTTGATGTGATAAAATATGATGGAAATGACAAAAGAAAGCATACCATGTAGAGATTGAAAGAGAATTTTACACAAACTCAACTGAAGGGCAAGTTTCGTTCTACCAAGGGAGACTGATGAAGTGAGTATGTCCTGGTGAATTTAGAATTTGTCTCAAgctaaaaaaatttattgtacAGTAATTTAAGAGTCAAGTGGGCTGTTATGCAATTAAAAGTAACATCAATGCTAAATTAGATGTAGCCAAATAATCTAGTAAAACGGGTCAACTTATGGCTGTTTAAATTGTCAGTATTTATGGCTAAGTTTTTAGATTATCCAAGTCCCAAAGTACTAAACTGAACAAGTTCCATGTACGAAGCAATTTGTTTTGTCCCTAGGTCAACTATACTCTTATACAAATCTATTAATCAAGAATTTTGTCTTCTCCCTCATCAtttaaaaaggggggggggggggctgtaACCTAAAATCAACTTATATAAGATTTCATTTTCCCTTTGGGCTCTTCCTCACTCatcttttatgttttattgGCTATTCCATTAGCGTAGAAAAAAGGCTTTCTTGCACACAGATGGCTAAATTTAAAGGTCCAATGCTAGAAAGGTCATTCGTCCAAGGACATTTTACGGGAATAGTATTCTTCCAAAGATCTGGCTCTTGCAAGggtttattgattttatttattgttgttgttctaCACTGTTTTGCCACCCTCTTTGGAGACCTGTTGTACATTTTTGTTGTGATcttatttcaataaaatattaCTGATCCCCAAAAAAAGGCTAAGAACTTTGACTTTTAGCAAGTAAAGTCTAGAAGGTTAGATTAGATGGTTTCTACTTTGCTCAAGGAGTTAATTAAAATGTGGCTGAGAATTGCAAAATTTGGGAATTCCTACTTTCCAAAGCATTGTATGGCAAAAGAATTGGCCAAGCTATGTACTTGAATTGTTACATGATTTATCAAATATTGTAGACATGTTGCTCTACTTTGCTGCTCTTTCGGTTGGTCCTGTTGAGTCCTACTGCAAGTTGTAGCTTGCTAACCCTAGGAAAGTTACAGCTTATATAGTAATGTCTCTCTTCTATTCATCTTTTTCGTTTTTCTCTTTACTCCCTCTTAGCATTTAGACCTCCTACAACAGTTCCTTCCCTATATCAACTTGGGAGTACTTGAATTGTTACATGATTTATCAAATATTGTAGACACGTTGCTCTACTTTGCTGCTCTTATGGTTGGTCCTGTTGAGTCCTACTGCAAGTTGTAGCTTGCTAACCCTAGGAAAGTTACAGCTTATATAGTAATGtctctcttctattcttctttttcgtttttctcTTTACTCCCTCTTAGCATTTAGACCTCCTACAACAGTTCCTTCCCTACATCAACTTGGGACCATGTGTCTTCTGAGTTTTCACAAGTGAATTCAAACAGACCACACCACCAATTGTGAAAGGGGGGGAGAAGTTCTGAAGAAGCAACTTTACAGCTCCcgttttggatttaaggagatgTATACGACAGTTCAGAACAATTTAAGATGCAATTGGCAGGAATTGGTGAGAGAAAATAGTGTGCATCGGCAGCTTCTCTTTTTGGATTGATCCATTCCGATCCAATTCTGTGAAATTGACAGGCCCTTCTTTTACTCTCCTCCGCCTAGGATAGTGCAATACTATGtatcatcttcttcaacccccccccctccaaaggGAGTTTTGTGAACCTAAATTTTGACAGACGTTTCTTTAAGCAATCCAGTCCGAGAAGCACTAAAAAGATCAAAATTTTCAGGCCCAATAGGTGACATTGACTCCACTTCACTTGGGTCCATGTTcatgccccctctccccttcccactcctctccctctcttccctGACCGGCACAGTATCTCCATGCTTGGGGAATTCCTCAGTTTGTGGGGGCAAAAAGATTCTCACAGTGTTATAGGTTGGATGCAAACGTAAGTAGACAAGATGTAGAGATTTTACTGTCTCCTTAGATTTTACTTGGACTACCAGTGGAAGTCAGGATAGCCTGTATGTTAGCTGATAAGCTGGATTCATCCATGAACACCATCTTCTAGTGGAACCCACGATAGCCAGTATGTTAGCTGGCGAGCTCTCCAAGAAAGTAATGTTCAAAACTACCGTTAGTTGTGGGTCTTTCATTCCTTTTTAATGGTGTTTTTATGATCTAATTTGGGACAGGAGCCAATTATTACTGTCCACTCCCTTTTTCATATAAAGTTTCCAGA
The nucleotide sequence above comes from Telopea speciosissima isolate NSW1024214 ecotype Mountain lineage chromosome 3, Tspe_v1, whole genome shotgun sequence. Encoded proteins:
- the LOC122656248 gene encoding KH domain-containing protein At1g09660/At1g09670-like → MGDRIPPGSYFQYSPSGVHASPHRPSSASLDRESNGRYLAELLAERQKLGPFMQVLPLCSRLLNQEIVRASGMVQNQGFVDHERIEHESPLRSTSTVQHPNGGPMDLEGWPVIQPEENGTLQRMGSFQASPIGWHGAPGVTTSPVVKKVIRLNVPVDNFPNYNFVGRLLGPRGNSLKRVEATTQCRVYIRGRGSVKDSVKEEKLRDKPGYEHLNEPLHVLVEAEFPADMVDSRLNQAVSILDDLLKPVDESLDYYKKQQLRELAMLNGTLREESPSMSPSMSPFNSAGMKRAKTGR